A single window of Thalassomonas viridans DNA harbors:
- the pyrE gene encoding orotate phosphoribosyltransferase, whose translation MKDYQREFIEFALAKQVLRFGEFTLKSGRTSPYFFNAGLFNTGGDLAKLGRFYASALVDSGIDFELLFGPAYKGIPIATTTAVALADHHDIDMPYCFNRKEAKSHGEGGNLVGSALSGKVMLVDDVITAGTAIRESMEIIKANGAELSGVLIALDRQEKGQGELSAIQEVERDFNTQVISIVSLADLITYLEDKPEMEQNLKNIKQYREDFGI comes from the coding sequence ATGAAAGACTATCAACGTGAATTTATTGAATTTGCTTTAGCTAAACAGGTATTACGCTTTGGCGAATTCACTTTGAAATCGGGCCGTACCAGCCCTTATTTCTTTAATGCCGGCCTGTTTAATACCGGCGGCGATTTAGCCAAGCTGGGACGTTTCTATGCCTCAGCCCTGGTGGATTCCGGCATCGATTTTGAGCTGCTGTTCGGGCCTGCCTATAAGGGTATTCCGATCGCCACAACCACGGCCGTGGCCCTGGCAGACCATCATGATATCGATATGCCTTACTGCTTTAACCGCAAAGAAGCCAAAAGCCACGGCGAAGGCGGTAACCTGGTGGGCTCAGCCCTGAGCGGCAAGGTTATGCTGGTGGATGATGTGATCACCGCAGGTACGGCAATTCGTGAATCCATGGAAATCATCAAGGCCAACGGCGCCGAACTTTCCGGGGTCTTGATTGCTTTGGATCGCCAGGAAAAAGGCCAAGGGGAGTTGTCCGCCATCCAGGAAGTCGAGCGTGACTTTAATACTCAGGTGATTTCTATTGTCTCCCTGGCAGACTTAATCACTTACCTGGAAGATAAGCCGGAGATGGAACAAAACCTGAAAAACATCAAACAATACCGCGAAGACTTTGGTATCTGA
- a CDS encoding gluconate 2-dehydrogenase subunit 3 family protein, with the protein MLSIRSFFDANYQTPLWFKEKISRRALLKSAAGASAIAALPMKSWSLAPADELEQALKTDPWLTLNAVLDHLLPASDSGPGARDIQALNYLYNVVTLQPTEQDEIDFIFKGVGWLNDFSQSQAGKAFVALELKEKESLLRAISKSRAGENWLNTLLNYIFEAMLSPPVYGGNPEGVGWKWLEHKPGFPLPNKGKRYYELPGQKGIAVKVVEAKGSKKA; encoded by the coding sequence GTGTTATCTATTCGTTCATTTTTTGATGCTAACTATCAAACTCCCCTTTGGTTTAAGGAAAAGATTTCCCGCCGCGCCCTGTTGAAGTCGGCGGCAGGAGCTTCGGCTATTGCCGCTTTACCCATGAAAAGCTGGAGCCTGGCGCCGGCAGATGAACTGGAACAGGCGCTGAAAACCGATCCCTGGCTGACCCTGAATGCGGTGCTGGATCACCTTTTACCGGCCTCGGATTCAGGCCCCGGCGCCCGGGATATTCAGGCACTGAATTATTTATACAATGTTGTGACCCTGCAACCGACGGAGCAGGATGAAATCGACTTTATTTTTAAGGGGGTTGGCTGGCTCAACGACTTTAGCCAAAGCCAGGCCGGGAAGGCTTTTGTCGCCCTGGAGTTAAAAGAAAAAGAAAGCCTGTTGCGGGCCATCAGCAAGTCCCGGGCGGGAGAGAACTGGCTCAATACCCTGTTGAACTATATTTTTGAGGCTATGCTGTCACCGCCGGTTTATGGCGGTAACCCGGAAGGAGTCGGCTGGAAATGGCTGGAGCATAAACCGGGGTTCCCTTTGCCGAATAAAGGCAAACGTTATTATGAATTGCCGGGGCAAAAAGGTATCGCGGTGAAAGTAGTAGAAGCTAAAGGAAGTAAAAAAGCATGA
- the rph gene encoding ribonuclease PH, which produces MRPSGRTPGQIRPITFTRQFTTHAEGSVLIEFGDTKVICTASVEEGVPRFLKGQGKGWVTAEYGMLPRSTHTRMRREAASGKQSGRTLEISRLIARSLRAAVDLSALGENTINIDCDVIQADGGTRTASITGACVALVDALNYMRNKGIINTNPLKHMIAAVSVGIYKGQAISDLEYLEDSAADTDMNVVMTETGKLIEVQGTAEEEPFSFDEMQEMLQLAKQGINELFDEQKAALS; this is translated from the coding sequence ATGCGTCCAAGCGGAAGAACCCCGGGGCAAATTCGCCCTATTACTTTTACCCGTCAATTCACTACCCACGCCGAAGGCTCAGTGCTGATTGAATTTGGTGATACCAAAGTAATTTGCACCGCTTCGGTAGAAGAAGGGGTACCGCGTTTTCTTAAGGGTCAGGGTAAAGGCTGGGTCACCGCTGAATACGGCATGTTGCCCCGTTCTACCCACACCCGTATGCGCCGCGAAGCCGCCAGCGGCAAACAAAGCGGCCGCACCCTGGAAATTTCCCGTTTAATCGCCCGCTCGCTGCGTGCTGCGGTGGATTTAAGCGCCTTAGGTGAAAATACCATTAATATCGACTGCGATGTTATCCAGGCCGACGGCGGTACCCGTACAGCCTCGATCACAGGCGCCTGTGTCGCCCTGGTAGATGCTTTAAATTACATGAGAAACAAAGGCATCATCAATACCAACCCGTTAAAGCATATGATAGCCGCGGTTTCTGTCGGCATTTATAAGGGCCAGGCGATCTCGGATTTGGAATACCTGGAAGATTCTGCCGCCGATACCGATATGAATGTAGTTATGACGGAAACAGGCAAACTGATCGAGGTTCAGGGCACAGCCGAAGAAGAGCCTTTCAGCTTCGATGAGATGCAGGAAATGCTGCAACTGGCCAAGCAAGGCATCAATGAGTTATTTGACGAGCAAAAAGCAGCGTTAAGCTAG
- the bioH gene encoding pimeloyl-ACP methyl ester esterase BioH, whose translation MAERLRITSRGAGTPLVFIHGWGFNSGIWQPLVKRLTDTFTVITVDLPGFGNNADRIPADYSLEAITDEVQVAVGQPAVYIGWSLGGLVATDIALKHPDKVLGLLTIASSPCFIEKAGWPGIKAKLLSGFHQQLSENIENTIESFLKIQAMGSPHLRQDLKEIHRLLMEYPLPGRQTLDDSLSLLETSDRRSWLADISCPFMRLYGRNDVLVPKGIYPLMEKLAPQSEVLVFDGASHAPFISHADEFYRQLHSWLVKHYH comes from the coding sequence ATGGCAGAAAGGTTGAGGATCACATCCCGGGGAGCAGGAACTCCTTTGGTATTTATTCATGGCTGGGGATTTAATTCCGGTATCTGGCAGCCCCTGGTGAAGCGCCTAACGGATACTTTTACCGTGATCACGGTAGATCTTCCCGGTTTCGGCAATAATGCCGACAGGATCCCGGCAGACTATAGCCTGGAGGCCATAACCGATGAGGTACAGGTGGCGGTCGGACAGCCAGCCGTGTATATCGGCTGGTCGTTAGGCGGCCTGGTGGCAACCGATATTGCCCTGAAGCATCCGGATAAGGTGCTGGGGCTGTTGACTATAGCCAGCTCTCCCTGCTTTATCGAAAAAGCAGGCTGGCCCGGTATTAAAGCCAAGCTACTTTCCGGGTTCCACCAGCAGCTGTCCGAAAATATTGAAAATACCATTGAAAGCTTTTTGAAAATCCAGGCTATGGGCAGCCCGCACCTGCGCCAGGATTTAAAAGAAATTCACCGCCTGTTGATGGAATATCCCTTGCCCGGCAGACAGACCCTGGATGATTCGCTGTCATTACTGGAAACCAGCGACCGGCGCAGCTGGCTGGCAGACATCAGCTGTCCCTTTATGCGCCTGTATGGCCGCAATGACGTTTTGGTGCCTAAAGGCATTTATCCGCTGATGGAAAAACTTGCCCCGCAAAGCGAGGTGTTGGTGTTCGACGGTGCCTCCCATGCGCCCTTTATTTCACATGCGGATGAATTTTACCGGCAGCTGCATAGCTGGCTGGTGAAGCATTACCATTGA
- a CDS encoding M14 family metallopeptidase, producing the protein MFFQRLFAHSLIGGLFFSLVLNIASAAPLTDYLGKGNNYLPGVPEPAAVLGFEVGDRQIRHDQLLNYFQRLGQSSSRVKLTPIGQTNQFRQQLLVTISSEENLANLDALLEKRSVRVLMADKKAGKNQSTGEPLVVWLGYSVHGDEISGANAAMLAAYHYAASRDKEVTDMLAETIIVMEPSLNPDGMDRFVNWVTTFRGTAENSDSNHIEHHQGWPSGRTNHFWFDLNRDWLLLSQKETRNRLKYFHYYQPNVLGDYHEMGANSSYFFQPGIPTRTHPLTPKENTRLTQTLAGFHAKALDQEQRLYFSEENYDDFYYGKGSTYPDINGSIGILFEQASSRGMQQDTINGLLTFDFGIKNQLLTSLSTVEGAWKNKDKLIAYRTNFYRQGLKLAAKEKFSGYLLHEAKDKQRLVAFLHKLQQHQIEVYPLVEDYSHNGKQYRKEDTYYIPLEQPQYRVIQALFNQETNFRDNTFYDVSGWTMALAMNIEFRKVERTWGLELAKNTWQPSEVKPEAIQQNAYAYAFEWHHFLAPKMLNQLLAQGVKAKVATKAFTAAVNNKNRAFKPGTVVISAGQQQKANWRELVAEASQNNKIEVISFSTGFTPKGIDFGSNSLRPLSQVKVLLVGGVGVSQYEAGEIRYYLDEILDIPVSVVEKQRLGKIDLAGYSHLIFVDGNYSSLPEASVNKLTAWVKGGGTLFAQKRAAKWLAAKELLQADFVSKKQLDQLFDTESLTYGDKEALAGRKRIAGAIFNTRLDTSHPLAYGYDRPELPVFRNSTLIMDRPNQPFVSVASYTEEPLLSGYTDRNLINRIANNTALVAHNLGKGRVIATTDNFVFRGYWYGSAKLLANSLFFAKAFNTPVSK; encoded by the coding sequence ATGTTTTTTCAGCGTTTATTTGCTCACAGCCTGATAGGCGGGTTATTTTTTTCCCTTGTCTTGAATATCGCCAGTGCCGCCCCTTTAACTGATTACCTGGGGAAGGGAAACAATTACCTGCCCGGCGTGCCTGAACCCGCTGCGGTACTGGGCTTTGAGGTTGGTGACCGCCAGATACGACATGATCAGTTACTGAACTATTTTCAACGGCTGGGGCAAAGTAGTTCCCGGGTCAAACTGACCCCTATAGGCCAGACCAACCAGTTCAGGCAACAGCTGCTGGTGACCATCTCCAGTGAAGAAAATCTGGCCAATCTGGATGCCTTACTGGAAAAAAGAAGTGTCCGAGTTTTAATGGCGGATAAAAAAGCCGGTAAAAACCAAAGTACGGGTGAGCCCTTAGTGGTCTGGCTCGGTTATAGCGTCCACGGCGATGAGATCAGCGGCGCCAATGCCGCCATGCTGGCGGCCTACCATTATGCCGCCAGCCGGGATAAGGAAGTGACGGACATGCTGGCAGAAACCATAATAGTGATGGAGCCGAGCCTCAATCCCGATGGTATGGACAGGTTTGTCAACTGGGTGACCACTTTCCGCGGTACAGCCGAAAACTCAGACAGCAACCATATCGAACACCACCAGGGCTGGCCGAGCGGGCGCACTAACCACTTCTGGTTTGATCTTAACCGCGACTGGTTATTGCTGTCGCAAAAAGAAACTCGTAACCGTTTGAAATATTTCCACTATTATCAGCCTAATGTTCTGGGTGACTACCATGAGATGGGAGCTAATTCCAGCTACTTTTTCCAGCCGGGCATACCCACCCGCACCCATCCGCTGACGCCGAAGGAAAATACCCGCCTGACCCAGACTCTCGCCGGTTTTCATGCTAAAGCGCTGGATCAGGAACAGCGTTTATATTTCAGCGAAGAAAACTATGATGACTTTTATTACGGCAAAGGTTCAACCTACCCGGATATCAATGGCAGTATCGGCATACTGTTCGAGCAGGCCAGCAGTCGGGGCATGCAACAGGATACCATCAACGGCTTATTGACCTTTGATTTCGGCATTAAAAACCAGCTGTTAACTTCCCTGTCGACGGTGGAAGGGGCCTGGAAAAACAAAGACAAACTTATTGCCTACCGCACAAATTTTTACCGGCAGGGACTGAAACTGGCGGCAAAGGAAAAGTTCAGCGGTTATTTGCTGCATGAAGCCAAAGACAAGCAAAGGCTTGTGGCTTTTTTGCATAAGCTGCAACAGCATCAAATCGAGGTTTATCCCCTGGTGGAAGACTACAGCCACAACGGTAAGCAATACCGTAAAGAAGATACTTATTATATTCCGCTGGAGCAGCCCCAGTACCGGGTGATCCAGGCGCTGTTTAATCAGGAAACCAATTTCCGCGACAATACCTTTTATGATGTTTCCGGCTGGACCATGGCGCTGGCCATGAATATCGAATTCCGGAAAGTCGAGCGTACCTGGGGACTGGAATTGGCGAAAAACACCTGGCAGCCCAGCGAAGTTAAGCCGGAAGCGATACAGCAGAATGCTTATGCCTATGCCTTTGAATGGCACCACTTCCTCGCCCCTAAAATGCTGAATCAGCTGCTGGCGCAAGGGGTCAAAGCCAAGGTTGCCACTAAAGCCTTTACCGCGGCGGTAAATAATAAAAACCGGGCTTTTAAACCCGGCACTGTAGTGATTTCTGCCGGCCAGCAGCAAAAAGCGAATTGGCGCGAGCTGGTGGCTGAGGCCAGCCAGAACAATAAGATAGAAGTGATCAGTTTCAGCACAGGATTTACCCCGAAAGGCATAGATTTTGGCAGTAATTCGTTAAGACCCCTGTCTCAGGTCAAAGTTTTGCTGGTTGGCGGCGTCGGTGTCTCTCAGTACGAAGCAGGGGAAATCCGTTATTACCTGGATGAGATCCTTGATATTCCCGTTTCTGTGGTTGAAAAGCAGAGGTTAGGGAAAATCGATCTGGCCGGTTATAGCCACCTGATCTTTGTCGACGGCAACTACAGCTCCCTGCCGGAAGCGAGCGTGAATAAACTTACCGCCTGGGTGAAAGGCGGCGGTACCTTGTTCGCACAGAAACGGGCGGCCAAATGGCTGGCGGCGAAAGAATTACTGCAAGCGGATTTTGTCAGTAAAAAGCAGTTAGATCAGTTGTTTGATACCGAGAGTTTAACCTACGGCGATAAAGAAGCCCTTGCCGGGCGCAAGCGTATCGCCGGCGCTATCTTCAATACCCGTTTAGATACCAGTCATCCTTTGGCTTACGGTTATGACAGGCCCGAATTACCTGTGTTCAGGAACAGCACCTTGATCATGGATCGCCCGAACCAGCCTTTTGTCAGCGTTGCCAGTTATACCGAAGAGCCGTTATTAAGCGGTTATACCGACCGTAACCTGATCAACCGTATCGCCAACAACACTGCCCTGGTGGCGCATAACCTGGGTAAGGGTAGGGTTATTGCCACCACGGATAATTTTGTGTTCCGCGGTTACTGGTATGGTAGTGCCAAGCTGTTGGCCAACAGCCTGTTTTTTGCCAAGGCCTTTAATACGCCGGTGAGTAAATAA
- a CDS encoding putative metalloprotease CJM1_0395 family protein, translating into MNITPQFNHLPLATSVNPPTDTLRRDNHMREVITQPTALNPSAAEKGVASEKDKARTPVQDNEFIDFVSLQDQQEQEETTVGDSTQNRNQSSDQAPEQGNSQEQGQSGEETARDARQEQLAEAEQLAEEKQIQALQSRDQEVRAHELAHANVGGATTGSPSYTFQVGPDGRRYAVGGEVSVDLTPVSGDPQATIAKMQKVQAAALAPVEPSGQDRQVAATAARIILQAQSELADADPAEDNGFATPASMNDEGTGKAENGPAADSDLAFGGEESEFDTLINRTLEAQEEVVPTRPAEVDARASRIENFYLNINQAYEKPPSHNFQLTA; encoded by the coding sequence ATGAACATCACCCCGCAATTTAATCATCTTCCCCTGGCAACGTCGGTTAATCCGCCGACGGATACCTTGCGTCGGGATAACCATATGCGGGAAGTGATCACCCAGCCGACGGCGCTTAATCCGTCGGCGGCGGAGAAAGGGGTTGCTTCTGAAAAAGATAAGGCCCGCACCCCGGTCCAGGATAACGAATTTATTGATTTCGTTAGCTTACAGGACCAGCAGGAGCAGGAAGAAACTACGGTAGGGGATTCCACTCAAAACCGTAACCAGTCATCAGATCAGGCGCCGGAGCAAGGCAACAGCCAGGAACAGGGACAATCAGGCGAGGAAACTGCCCGGGATGCGCGCCAGGAGCAGTTAGCCGAAGCCGAACAACTTGCCGAAGAGAAACAAATTCAGGCGTTACAATCCAGGGATCAGGAAGTGCGTGCTCATGAACTTGCCCATGCCAATGTCGGCGGGGCAACAACCGGCAGTCCTTCTTATACTTTTCAAGTCGGCCCTGACGGCAGAAGATATGCCGTAGGCGGCGAAGTCTCCGTTGACTTGACGCCGGTGAGTGGTGATCCCCAGGCAACGATTGCCAAAATGCAAAAAGTGCAGGCAGCAGCGCTGGCGCCGGTAGAACCTTCCGGCCAGGACAGGCAGGTAGCCGCAACAGCTGCCAGGATCATACTTCAGGCCCAATCGGAACTTGCCGATGCCGATCCGGCAGAAGATAACGGTTTTGCTACTCCGGCGAGCATGAATGATGAGGGAACCGGAAAAGCGGAAAATGGCCCGGCGGCTGACAGCGATTTGGCTTTTGGCGGCGAAGAGTCTGAGTTTGATACCCTGATTAACAGGACACTGGAAGCCCAGGAAGAGGTTGTGCCGACCCGGCCAGCAGAAGTGGATGCCCGGGCGAGCAGGATTGAGAATTTTTACCTGAACATTAATCAGGCCTATGAAAAGCCTCCCAGCCATAACTTCCAGTTAACGGCTTGA
- a CDS encoding GMC family oxidoreductase — translation MSFDICVIGSGAGASPVAYTLAKAGAKVLVLEKGPWLTEKEFYKDELAISLRDAYNPKLTDEQHVIEELYERENGETFWQGEPTSESGWSFWSGTVVGGSSNFMSGYFHRLKPDDFRLKSEFGEIEGANVADWPISYQDLEPYYAMVEKEVGVSGTVVDHPNQEPRSTQFPYPPVAEHGVSAWIDEAADSIGYHTMPVPRAILSRPDMGRNSCEYSGYCSSYGCSSGAKGSGRAALLNHAVASGNCTIKPESKVYKIATDSQGKITGVLYYDRAGRKHKAVADFYVVACQAIESSRLLLASKGEKFPNGLANNQGQVGKNLIFSAGGTGRGDFFYEDLTKEQVNTMKQVGPFVNRALQDWYRIEDKAFGKTAKGGTIDFLFHQNPIARARGSQWGESGNLVWGEQLKQNLKQEFTTYKTLRFEVFNDWLPNDDCFVTLDPEVTDKWGDAVAKVRIGYHEHDLKVGEYLAEKGENLLRAMGAKNVTSSVSGAPPTNLMAGGCRFGNDPKTSVLNKYCQAHEVDNLYVTDGSFMPTGGSVPYTFTIYANAFRVADHIKQRWQAKKQEKNV, via the coding sequence ATGAGTTTTGATATCTGTGTCATCGGCAGCGGCGCCGGTGCTTCACCTGTGGCTTATACCCTGGCCAAAGCTGGTGCTAAGGTGCTGGTGCTGGAGAAAGGTCCCTGGTTAACGGAGAAAGAATTTTATAAAGACGAGCTCGCCATCAGCTTGCGGGATGCCTACAATCCTAAGCTCACCGATGAACAGCATGTTATCGAAGAGCTTTACGAAAGGGAAAACGGCGAAACCTTCTGGCAGGGGGAGCCCACCAGCGAGTCCGGCTGGAGCTTCTGGAGCGGTACTGTGGTCGGCGGCTCTTCCAACTTTATGAGTGGTTATTTCCATCGCCTCAAACCGGACGATTTCAGGCTAAAATCCGAATTTGGCGAAATCGAAGGCGCCAATGTTGCCGACTGGCCCATCAGCTACCAGGATTTGGAACCTTATTATGCCATGGTGGAAAAAGAGGTCGGGGTGTCTGGCACAGTTGTCGATCATCCCAACCAGGAGCCGAGATCTACCCAGTTTCCCTATCCGCCGGTGGCGGAGCACGGGGTATCCGCCTGGATAGACGAGGCTGCAGATAGCATCGGTTACCATACCATGCCGGTTCCCAGGGCAATCTTATCCCGCCCGGATATGGGGCGTAACTCCTGTGAATATTCCGGTTATTGCAGCAGTTATGGCTGTTCTTCCGGCGCCAAGGGCAGCGGCCGGGCGGCTTTGCTGAACCATGCGGTAGCCAGCGGAAATTGCACCATAAAACCTGAGTCCAAGGTCTATAAAATTGCCACCGACAGCCAAGGCAAGATCACCGGGGTGCTGTATTATGACAGGGCTGGACGCAAGCATAAGGCGGTTGCCGACTTTTATGTGGTGGCCTGTCAGGCGATAGAAAGCTCCCGTTTGTTGCTGGCTTCCAAAGGGGAGAAATTTCCCAACGGCCTGGCCAATAACCAGGGGCAGGTGGGGAAAAACCTGATTTTCAGTGCCGGCGGCACCGGCCGCGGAGACTTCTTTTATGAAGATCTCACCAAAGAGCAGGTTAATACCATGAAGCAAGTGGGGCCTTTTGTTAACCGTGCCCTGCAGGACTGGTACCGCATCGAAGACAAAGCCTTTGGCAAGACGGCCAAAGGCGGCACCATAGACTTTCTTTTTCACCAAAACCCCATTGCCCGTGCCCGGGGCAGCCAATGGGGTGAAAGCGGCAATCTGGTGTGGGGGGAGCAGTTAAAGCAGAATTTAAAGCAGGAGTTTACCACCTATAAAACCTTGCGTTTTGAAGTTTTTAACGACTGGTTGCCCAATGACGACTGTTTTGTCACCTTAGATCCCGAGGTCACCGACAAATGGGGAGACGCCGTGGCCAAGGTCCGGATAGGTTATCACGAGCATGACCTTAAGGTCGGGGAATACCTGGCGGAAAAAGGGGAAAACCTGCTCAGGGCCATGGGGGCGAAAAATGTCACTTCTTCTGTCAGCGGTGCGCCGCCGACGAATTTAATGGCGGGGGGGTGCCGTTTCGGTAACGATCCGAAAACTTCGGTATTGAACAAATACTGCCAGGCCCATGAAGTGGACAACCTTTATGTGACCGACGGCTCTTTTATGCCCACCGGCGGTAGTGTGCCCTATACCTTTACCATATATGCCAATGCCTTTCGGGTGGCGGATCATATTAAGCAGCGCTGGCAGGCAAAAAAGCAGGAAAAAAACGTTTAG
- the nfuA gene encoding Fe-S biogenesis protein NfuA, translating into MISISESAQAHFVKLLSQQAEGTSIRVFVVNPGTANAECGVSYCPPEAVEQDDIEIPFKDFSAYVDQDSKPFLEEAEIDFTTDQMGSQLTLKAPNAKLRKVADDAPLFDRVNYFLQTEVNPQLAGHGGECTLMEITEDGYVVLQFGGGCNGCSQIDVTVKDGIEKQLLATMGDEISGVRDMTEHQRGEHSYY; encoded by the coding sequence ATGATCAGTATTTCAGAATCAGCCCAGGCGCATTTTGTGAAATTGTTATCGCAGCAAGCGGAAGGCACAAGCATCCGGGTATTTGTTGTTAATCCCGGCACGGCAAACGCCGAATGCGGTGTCTCTTATTGCCCGCCGGAAGCGGTAGAGCAGGACGATATCGAAATTCCTTTCAAGGATTTCTCCGCTTATGTCGATCAGGACAGCAAGCCTTTCCTGGAAGAAGCGGAAATTGATTTCACCACAGATCAAATGGGCTCGCAATTAACCTTAAAAGCGCCTAACGCCAAGTTACGTAAGGTGGCTGACGACGCGCCGTTATTTGACCGGGTAAATTACTTCCTGCAAACCGAAGTTAACCCGCAACTGGCCGGACACGGCGGTGAATGTACCCTGATGGAGATCACCGAAGACGGTTATGTGGTATTGCAGTTTGGCGGCGGTTGTAACGGTTGCAGCCAGATAGATGTCACCGTTAAAGACGGTATCGAAAAACAGCTGCTGGCCACCATGGGAGACGAGATTTCCGGTGTGCGCGATATGACAGAACACCAGCGCGGCGAGCACTCTTATTACTAA
- a CDS encoding thioredoxin family protein, producing the protein MQKFFSRLVPLFLICLTVLSAGQRVSAEPGLKLPVYSTSYDDQRDPFADARAAIELAKSTQRNVLIEIGGNWCTWCKKMDAFLEANPEVYQELHDKFVLLKINVSDSNENEAFMSALPPVLGYPHMYVSTASGKMILSKDTAELLEDGQYSVKNWLEFIETWQANGNQG; encoded by the coding sequence ATGCAAAAGTTTTTTTCCCGGTTGGTACCGCTGTTCCTTATATGCCTGACGGTATTATCCGCGGGGCAAAGAGTATCGGCCGAACCTGGGCTTAAGTTACCGGTTTACAGCACCAGCTATGATGATCAAAGAGATCCGTTTGCCGATGCCAGGGCCGCCATCGAGCTGGCCAAGAGTACGCAGCGTAATGTCCTGATTGAAATCGGCGGCAACTGGTGCACCTGGTGTAAAAAGATGGATGCTTTTCTGGAAGCAAACCCCGAGGTTTATCAGGAGCTGCACGACAAGTTTGTGCTGTTAAAGATCAATGTCAGCGACAGCAACGAAAATGAAGCCTTTATGAGCGCCCTGCCGCCGGTATTGGGTTATCCCCATATGTATGTTTCGACGGCATCGGGCAAAATGATCTTATCTAAGGATACTGCTGAGTTGCTTGAAGACGGGCAGTATTCGGTTAAGAACTGGCTGGAGTTTATCGAAACCTGGCAGGCTAACGGTAATCAGGGGTAA
- a CDS encoding ComF family protein gives MESKLRLLSRWHQWRKFSEAYCQTGLIRLKNLFITRLSSCDLCGSPCRQYALLCQTCANDLPFFKTADIQGDLLNWPAVNRALPGAVFDHLVSLAPYEWPLSQWLIQLKYQGRFELAALLGQLLADHWQSRVTPYLEAEPGLVVAVPLHINKWQLRGYNQAHLIAESFAKKLGYPYGAGALSRMKETQAQVGQGGVARRKNLRRAFAVNTTSLPQHVLLIDDVITTGSTANEVSRQLKTMGVLKVTLATACLSLPG, from the coding sequence ATGGAATCTAAGCTGCGGCTATTAAGCCGCTGGCATCAATGGCGGAAGTTCAGCGAAGCCTACTGCCAGACCGGCCTTATCCGGCTGAAAAACCTGTTTATCACCCGATTAAGCAGCTGCGACCTTTGCGGCAGTCCATGCCGGCAATACGCCTTGCTTTGCCAAACCTGTGCCAACGATCTGCCGTTTTTTAAAACCGCGGACATACAGGGAGATCTCCTTAACTGGCCGGCGGTTAACCGGGCTTTGCCCGGAGCCGTCTTCGACCACCTGGTATCTTTAGCTCCCTATGAGTGGCCGTTAAGCCAATGGTTGATACAGCTAAAATATCAGGGCAGGTTCGAGCTGGCAGCCCTACTCGGACAACTGCTGGCCGATCACTGGCAAAGCCGGGTCACTCCCTACCTGGAAGCTGAGCCCGGATTGGTAGTGGCAGTACCTTTACATATAAACAAATGGCAGCTCAGGGGTTATAACCAGGCCCACTTAATCGCCGAAAGTTTTGCCAAAAAGCTGGGCTATCCCTACGGTGCCGGGGCACTAAGCCGGATGAAAGAAACTCAAGCCCAGGTCGGGCAGGGAGGCGTTGCCCGCCGTAAAAACCTGCGCCGGGCTTTTGCAGTGAATACGACAAGCTTGCCGCAACACGTGTTGTTAATAGACGACGTCATCACTACCGGCAGCACGGCCAACGAAGTCAGCCGGCAGTTGAAAACAATGGGGGTGCTGAAAGTGACCCTGGCCACAGCTTGCCTGTCCCTGCCCGGCTGA